One window of Thermogemmata fonticola genomic DNA carries:
- a CDS encoding long-chain-fatty-acid--CoA ligase: protein MVVTGERDRPWLAHYPAGVPATLEYPSRPVYWLLEEAAARLPDRAAMRFFGHEWSYRELLALARRVSGALRRRGLQRGERVGLLLPNCPEYLPSLFGIWMAGGVAVPLNPLMVAEEVASLQESTQCRILICLDLLLPLVRNVGPGAPDVLVATRIDAYLPWWDRQLYRMARVQRLGLSGSLPANAIEWENFLTEGSETSEPEAVEGEDLANILPTGGTTGHPKAVMLTHRNLLSNAWQLYHWTGRRTGEDVILACLPFFHSYGLMCCGLSAVAMNGTIVLHHRFRADKVLRLIEQERPTIIPAVPAMLTAFNKELRRRKYNVAGVRSVISGGAALPQAVAEEFARHTGATVVEGYGLSEASPVTHAGPLDGSARPGTIGLPLPDTDAIIVDAETGTRLLPPGEVGELLIRGPQVMRGYWNNPEATAAALRDGWLYTGDLATQDADGFFRIVDRKKDLIITSGVNVYPGDVEAVLRRFEQVEDVAVFGVPDPDRGELVAAVVVPRPGISFNRRAFDAFARQHLEVHKRPRKVEVSQLPLPRNALGKVLRRLLREKFSGEDGEEMAESAPASAEAGASAPSAGTDHTPARASTPSDAAASAPPSPNR from the coding sequence ATGGTAGTGACAGGCGAGCGAGATCGTCCATGGCTGGCGCATTATCCGGCGGGCGTACCGGCTACCCTGGAGTATCCCTCGCGGCCAGTGTATTGGCTATTGGAGGAAGCGGCGGCGCGGTTGCCGGATCGGGCGGCGATGCGCTTTTTCGGCCATGAGTGGAGCTACCGGGAGCTGCTGGCGTTGGCCCGACGGGTAAGCGGGGCGCTGCGGCGGCGCGGCTTGCAACGGGGAGAGCGGGTTGGGTTGCTTTTGCCAAATTGCCCGGAATATCTGCCGAGCCTGTTTGGCATCTGGATGGCGGGGGGAGTGGCGGTGCCTTTGAATCCGCTCATGGTGGCGGAGGAAGTGGCTTCCCTCCAGGAGAGCACCCAGTGCCGCATCCTGATTTGCCTGGATTTGCTTCTGCCCCTGGTGCGCAATGTCGGGCCGGGCGCGCCGGATGTCCTGGTGGCGACCCGCATCGATGCCTATCTGCCCTGGTGGGACCGGCAGTTGTACCGGATGGCGCGCGTGCAGCGGCTGGGTTTGAGCGGGAGCCTGCCGGCCAACGCCATCGAGTGGGAAAACTTTTTGACCGAGGGGAGCGAAACGAGCGAACCGGAAGCGGTGGAAGGCGAGGACCTAGCCAACATTTTGCCCACAGGCGGAACGACAGGGCATCCGAAAGCTGTGATGCTCACGCACCGGAATCTTTTGAGTAACGCCTGGCAGTTGTATCACTGGACGGGGCGGCGCACTGGGGAGGATGTGATTCTGGCCTGCCTGCCCTTTTTCCACAGTTACGGTTTGATGTGTTGCGGCCTGAGCGCTGTGGCGATGAACGGCACCATCGTGCTGCACCATCGTTTTCGGGCCGATAAGGTCCTGCGGCTCATTGAGCAAGAGCGGCCGACGATCATTCCGGCGGTGCCGGCGATGCTGACGGCATTCAACAAGGAGTTGCGGCGGCGGAAGTACAACGTGGCGGGGGTGCGTTCGGTGATTTCGGGGGGTGCAGCCCTGCCGCAGGCGGTGGCGGAGGAGTTCGCCCGGCATACCGGTGCGACGGTGGTGGAAGGGTATGGCCTGTCGGAAGCCAGTCCGGTGACGCATGCTGGACCGCTGGATGGGAGCGCCCGGCCGGGGACGATCGGCCTGCCGCTGCCGGACACCGACGCCATCATCGTCGATGCGGAGACGGGGACGCGGCTGCTACCGCCGGGGGAAGTGGGGGAGTTGCTCATCCGCGGCCCGCAGGTGATGCGCGGCTACTGGAACAATCCGGAGGCGACGGCGGCGGCCCTGCGCGACGGCTGGCTGTACACCGGCGATCTGGCCACTCAGGATGCCGACGGCTTCTTCCGCATCGTCGACCGCAAGAAGGACTTGATCATCACCTCCGGGGTCAACGTCTATCCCGGCGATGTGGAAGCGGTGTTGCGGCGCTTCGAGCAGGTGGAGGATGTGGCCGTCTTTGGCGTGCCCGACCCGGATCGGGGCGAGCTGGTGGCCGCCGTGGTCGTTCCCCGTCCCGGGATCAGTTTCAACCGGCGGGCGTTCGATGCGTTTGCGCGGCAGCATCTGGAGGTGCACAAGCGGCCCCGCAAGGTGGAGGTGAGCCAGTTGCCGTTGCCGCGTAATGCCTTGGGCAAGGTGTTGCGCCGCTTGCTGCGGGAGAAGTTCAGCGGTGAGGATGGAGAAGAGATGGCGGAGAGTGCCCCCGCTTCGGCAGAAGCTGGCGCCTCAGCCCCGTCAGCCGGGACGGATCACACCCCCGCCAGGGCCTCAACTCCGTCAGACGCCGCGGCGAGCGCTCCGCCGTCCCCAAACCGTTGA
- a CDS encoding thiolase family protein codes for MAVALEPLAVLAGARTPFAKAFTALAQVPADQLGRIALLGALQKAGLTPADVGEVVFGNVGGQPDASNLGRVIALRAGVPYDRVAHTVNRNCASGMEAIIAAWHILCEGRAELVVAGGTESMSNIPFLWSRRAKDWFVQWGRAGWWGKLRLLTRWRPSFLRPIPALELGLTDPVCGLNMGQTAEILAKEFGISREEQDRFALLSHQRATEAWKRGFFQDEVVPVPAEVTGAQAVERDLGPRPQQTLEALAKLPPIFDRSGQGTVTAGNSCPITDGAAALVLMTVAQQRQRWPDRPVLGYIRGYALAGCEPRRMGLGPVFAIRKLLRTHGLRLSDFDLIEINEAFAAQVLACRRAMASPDFARQHWQEDQPLGELELEKLNVNGGAIALGHPVGTSGARLVLTLLRALRERGLRRGLAALCVGGGQGAAMWVETEQP; via the coding sequence ATGGCTGTAGCTCTTGAGCCCCTGGCGGTGCTAGCGGGAGCACGCACTCCTTTTGCCAAGGCTTTCACTGCCCTAGCCCAGGTTCCGGCGGACCAACTGGGGCGGATCGCCTTGCTGGGAGCATTGCAGAAGGCGGGGCTAACCCCGGCGGATGTCGGGGAAGTCGTCTTTGGCAACGTGGGAGGCCAGCCGGATGCTTCCAACCTGGGGCGAGTGATCGCCCTGCGCGCCGGGGTGCCTTACGACCGGGTGGCGCATACGGTCAACCGCAACTGTGCCTCCGGTATGGAAGCGATCATCGCGGCCTGGCATATCTTGTGCGAAGGGCGGGCCGAGTTGGTCGTGGCGGGCGGTACGGAGTCGATGAGCAACATTCCGTTTCTCTGGAGCCGCCGGGCTAAGGACTGGTTTGTGCAATGGGGGCGGGCGGGCTGGTGGGGTAAACTCCGCTTGCTGACTCGCTGGCGCCCCTCTTTCCTCCGCCCCATCCCGGCCCTGGAGCTGGGACTGACCGACCCGGTCTGCGGTTTGAACATGGGCCAGACGGCGGAAATCCTGGCCAAAGAGTTCGGCATCTCGCGGGAGGAACAGGACCGCTTCGCCTTGCTCAGCCACCAGCGGGCTACGGAGGCCTGGAAGCGCGGCTTTTTCCAGGATGAAGTGGTACCGGTGCCGGCGGAAGTGACAGGTGCTCAGGCGGTGGAGCGCGACCTCGGACCGCGCCCCCAGCAAACCCTGGAAGCTCTCGCCAAGCTGCCGCCGATCTTCGACCGCAGCGGGCAAGGGACGGTGACCGCCGGCAACAGTTGCCCAATCACCGATGGGGCGGCGGCCCTGGTGCTGATGACCGTCGCGCAGCAACGGCAGCGCTGGCCCGATCGCCCGGTCCTCGGTTACATCCGGGGTTACGCCTTGGCGGGGTGCGAGCCGCGCCGCATGGGCCTGGGACCGGTGTTCGCGATCCGCAAGCTCCTTCGCACCCACGGCCTGCGCTTGAGCGACTTCGACCTGATCGAAATCAACGAGGCCTTTGCGGCCCAGGTTCTCGCTTGCCGCCGCGCTATGGCTTCTCCGGACTTCGCTCGCCAGCACTGGCAGGAGGACCAGCCGCTCGGTGAGTTGGAGCTGGAAAAACTCAATGTCAACGGCGGGGCCATCGCCCTGGGGCATCCGGTGGGGACCTCCGGCGCCCGGCTAGTCCTAACTCTGCTACGGGCCTTGCGGGAACGGGGCCTGCGCCGCGGTCTGGCGGCTCTCTGTGTCGGCGGCGGACAGGGGGCGGCGATGTGGGTGGAAACCGAACAGCCGTAA
- a CDS encoding PQQ-binding-like beta-propeller repeat protein: MKSGGKQGVRCSGLGGWGVWAIGGMLFGGLAAAWATDWPGYRGPTADGRAPQSCQPPTTWSEQENVRWKVRIHGKGWSSPVVWGKQIWLTTADEVKADKAPPPKKGDPPPNPVARVSFYAVCVDRETGRVLYDLRLGTEENPAYCHPFNSYASCTPYVEAGRLYAHFGSHGTWCVDTNSGQVLWERRDLPCNHFRGPASSPVVYGDLLYLIFDGFDQQYVTALDKRTGKTVWKRNREIKYSTDNGDYKKAYATPALFVVEGRPQLVCPSAECTIAYDPQSGEELWRISHGGMNGAARPVMGHGLLYLTSGHNARLLAIRPTGRGVLGESAVVWRAGKGVPTRPSLLLDGDLLYMVSDQGIASCLDARTGKVYYSERLDGEFSASPVWANGFIYYCSQNGKTFVVKAGREFVLEAENRLEDGFMASPAVSEDSLILRTRTHLYRIARP; the protein is encoded by the coding sequence ATGAAGTCAGGAGGGAAGCAAGGGGTGCGGTGCAGCGGCTTAGGCGGGTGGGGCGTGTGGGCCATCGGGGGGATGCTATTTGGGGGCTTGGCGGCCGCGTGGGCGACGGATTGGCCCGGTTATCGGGGTCCGACCGCCGATGGCCGCGCTCCGCAGTCGTGCCAGCCGCCGACCACCTGGAGCGAGCAGGAAAATGTCCGCTGGAAGGTCCGCATCCACGGCAAAGGCTGGTCCTCCCCCGTCGTCTGGGGCAAGCAGATTTGGCTGACCACCGCGGATGAAGTCAAAGCGGACAAGGCCCCGCCGCCCAAAAAAGGAGACCCGCCCCCTAATCCCGTGGCACGCGTCAGCTTCTACGCCGTTTGCGTCGACCGCGAGACAGGCCGCGTCCTCTACGACCTCCGCTTGGGAACCGAAGAGAATCCCGCTTACTGCCATCCGTTCAACAGTTATGCCAGTTGTACGCCCTATGTGGAAGCCGGGCGGCTCTATGCCCACTTTGGCAGTCACGGGACCTGGTGTGTCGATACGAACAGCGGCCAGGTGCTCTGGGAACGGCGCGACTTGCCGTGCAATCATTTCCGCGGCCCGGCCTCCTCGCCTGTCGTCTATGGCGATCTACTCTACCTGATCTTCGACGGTTTCGACCAGCAGTATGTGACGGCCTTGGATAAGCGCACGGGCAAGACGGTGTGGAAGCGCAACCGCGAGATCAAATACAGCACGGACAACGGCGACTACAAAAAGGCGTATGCCACACCGGCTTTGTTTGTGGTCGAGGGCCGGCCGCAGTTGGTGTGCCCCTCGGCGGAATGTACGATCGCTTACGATCCTCAGAGCGGGGAGGAATTGTGGCGGATCAGCCACGGGGGGATGAATGGCGCCGCCCGGCCAGTGATGGGGCATGGCTTGCTCTATCTGACCAGCGGCCACAATGCCCGCTTGTTAGCTATCCGTCCGACGGGGCGCGGAGTGCTGGGAGAATCGGCGGTCGTTTGGCGTGCCGGCAAAGGCGTGCCCACTCGGCCTTCCTTGCTGCTCGATGGCGACCTGCTCTACATGGTCAGCGACCAGGGGATCGCCTCCTGCCTCGATGCCCGCACCGGCAAAGTGTATTACAGCGAACGCCTTGATGGGGAGTTCTCGGCTTCGCCCGTTTGGGCTAACGGCTTCATCTACTATTGCAGCCAAAATGGCAAGACCTTCGTCGTCAAAGCCGGGCGGGAATTCGTCCTGGAAGCGGAAAACCGCCTGGAGGACGGCTTCATGGCCAGCCCTGCCGTGAGCGAAGACAGCCTCATCCTGCGCACCCGCACCCATCTGTATCGCATCGCTCGTCCCTGA
- a CDS encoding sialidase family protein, translating into MSHQTWKRWIRQMWSGRRSVPGRRAQQRGLHLEMLEERVTPATFIWTGSGGNNNWSNPANWQGGVAPTSAANPDLVFQTGASRLNTNNDISGLVVRSITISGSNYNLGGNAIQLAGNVFVGNGATGNRITFNTNLTTAVAVMVGTSAELTISGQISGNTAANLTKLGAGTLTLSGNNTAYSAVVDIQEGRLVMTHVNALGTTTAHTVVNPNAQLQVRNVAAAINEPLILNGFGPSSDGALFNAAGNTTWAGTITLDSNSSIGVAANTILNVTGLVTDTATGHDLTKVGAGQLIFSRTGGNTYRGLTVINNGTLTIRDPQSLGAGSIFGSPQSGTPQARTIVNYNPVSGEAGTLQIEFVPSILAVGDPNGILRDPTQPYHPVNNPYIGFQVFNNLLELNGPGFNNLGALHNKSGSNIWNGDVRLGSPLPNTSDVTIGADSNSQLTISGVVSDDPGRTGSDIPDLIKTLPGRLILDNVNTYRGATEIRGGALTMRDSRALGPVTGGVVTVYNGAALEMEVDSGLDGTPARSHGRNLGFDSESYNGPGQEVVINGTSGTFTLTFNGASTSPLPVGASAAMVQAALNSLSSVNGVGGSFTVTQNANVYRIFYGGTFNDPLNPVPLPLLSVTTTGSATASVNPMYGLIGRKVLFLNGRGISDTGALRSRSGLNQWVGNITLGNLTPVGSIGVDPDTRPGHPTADSSYLQFDYSLTLPTVNSLDALPSVSFVKLGGGQLQLPTANTQLLGPTSIEQGWITVGNNESLGPRVADIRRGETVQPNSITVFGGAALHLVPGSGDLDLANRRLILSGEGIQHPFAMLQQGALLSLGGNNVISGDIFLRRSPGAPRVGIGVDDLLNNPPGASTLTITGSMADFVPPPLRLTFSASGTEQEERFLIDTGGFGGTITVDYDFYSIPDQLQIYYPPQASGGTKIFDTGLINGAGTITVNYGPGTSTFVELVMNPGGQPPGTIWDLLQVVIRPTAAAQSADLVKMGSRMLALQGDGTYGGNVEVRSGTLRVQHDSALGRKGSGTETTPQTQTYTQTSTTVQPGARLELAPSIPQNNGGISAGLQIWDERLILRDPGQQIAINGSAGTFTLTFNGHTTASLLYNATAADIQTALNALPSIGGVGGNVTVTQTGNIFTVVFGGTLRGQVLPLLTATPSGAPGNLLITVSGTAAPLSVLSGDHSWRGPVTLTTDGFLDVADNARLSLYGRVDDASNPASSGSSLYVGLTGSGNTGELVLAGDNTYRGTTYVRQGVLTIAHNKALGGIGASEVQTVTLGGSSSGSFTLTFEGHSTSALPFGATAAQVESALNALPSIGGVGGRVSVSRTGNVLTIAFDDVLAGADQPALSAAGSGGTTATVATVRDGYGGTIVASGAQLQIRGNLTVAGESLILQGSGPTLADAPTAIPTRWVSLGPAPINNGPTPGNNAVTGRITGVTVDPSDPNVIYVTTAGGGAWKTKNGGLTWMPLFDNTAAMFSGAIAVAPSNPRVIYFGTGEGNNTFDSYYGTGVYKSTDSGRTWTLLTNIVGIPNPLQGQAVNKIVVDPFDENRIYVATSRLANNAATPPGSAGVWRYDGSQTWVNLTTIVSSTRSGSPPSPNTGFPTTAPGTPGPDDDWRISFVNEAWTDLYLGYSVNAFGNVVPALFAAQGYPFGVNQAGRTSNAVYRLLNPHLAGTAATTNWFVGDGNPVNSSGQHVYSQGGSNPFPTGNVSQGVIKIAGHTPAPFPPSTPSTIYAMIVNWTNGNLFGVWRSTDGGRNWSQTSQPAIMLAGLGQQNNAIAVDPANPNIVAIGGTGNPSGANHVYLSTDGGGSWGDISTSAGNGPRAGGHGMAFDSNGQLIYVNNGGVWRYNRAGGTWANLNGGQQATTLVNSVAVHPTNPDRLLA; encoded by the coding sequence ATGAGTCACCAGACCTGGAAGCGATGGATCCGACAGATGTGGTCCGGTCGCCGCTCGGTTCCGGGGCGGCGCGCCCAGCAGCGGGGCCTTCACCTGGAAATGCTGGAAGAACGGGTGACGCCCGCCACGTTTATTTGGACTGGCTCAGGTGGCAATAACAACTGGAGCAATCCCGCGAACTGGCAGGGGGGGGTGGCGCCGACAAGTGCCGCTAATCCCGACTTGGTATTTCAAACAGGTGCTTCACGACTTAACACCAACAATGACATTTCCGGACTGGTCGTCCGTTCCATCACCATTTCTGGCAGCAACTACAATCTCGGCGGTAACGCCATTCAACTGGCAGGAAATGTCTTCGTCGGCAATGGAGCCACTGGCAACCGCATCACCTTCAATACCAACCTGACCACGGCGGTGGCGGTCATGGTCGGTACCTCTGCGGAGCTGACCATCAGCGGCCAGATCAGCGGCAATACCGCGGCCAACCTCACCAAGCTGGGAGCGGGTACCCTGACCCTCAGCGGCAACAACACCGCCTACTCTGCCGTGGTGGATATTCAGGAAGGCCGCCTGGTCATGACTCACGTCAACGCCCTGGGAACCACCACGGCGCACACCGTGGTCAACCCCAATGCGCAGTTGCAAGTGCGGAATGTGGCGGCGGCCATCAACGAACCGCTCATCCTCAATGGTTTCGGCCCCAGCAGTGATGGCGCCTTGTTCAACGCTGCGGGCAACACGACCTGGGCCGGGACGATCACGCTGGATAGTAACAGCAGCATCGGCGTGGCGGCCAATACCATCCTGAATGTGACCGGCTTGGTGACGGACACGGCGACCGGACACGATCTGACCAAGGTGGGTGCCGGCCAGCTCATCTTCAGCCGGACGGGCGGCAATACCTACCGCGGATTGACCGTCATCAATAATGGCACTCTGACGATTCGCGATCCCCAATCGCTCGGCGCCGGTTCCATCTTTGGCTCTCCCCAAAGCGGCACGCCGCAGGCTCGCACCATTGTCAATTACAATCCCGTTTCCGGCGAGGCGGGCACGCTCCAGATCGAATTCGTGCCTTCCATTCTGGCTGTCGGCGACCCGAACGGTATCCTGCGCGACCCCACGCAGCCTTACCATCCCGTCAACAATCCGTACATCGGTTTCCAGGTTTTCAACAATCTGCTGGAGCTGAACGGTCCGGGCTTCAACAATCTCGGCGCGCTGCACAACAAGAGCGGTTCCAATATCTGGAATGGCGATGTGCGCTTGGGCAGCCCGCTTCCCAACACCAGTGACGTGACGATTGGGGCAGATAGCAACTCGCAGTTGACCATTTCCGGCGTGGTCAGCGACGATCCGGGGCGGACTGGCTCTGACATTCCGGACCTGATCAAGACGCTTCCAGGCCGGCTGATTCTGGACAATGTCAACACCTACCGTGGTGCCACGGAGATCCGCGGCGGTGCCCTTACTATGCGGGATTCGCGCGCTCTGGGACCCGTCACGGGCGGAGTGGTGACGGTTTACAACGGGGCGGCGCTGGAGATGGAAGTGGATAGCGGTCTGGATGGTACGCCTGCCCGCAGCCACGGCCGCAACCTGGGCTTTGACTCCGAGTCTTACAACGGGCCAGGACAGGAAGTGGTCATCAACGGCACGAGCGGCACCTTCACCTTGACCTTCAATGGGGCATCGACTTCCCCCTTGCCCGTGGGGGCAAGCGCTGCGATGGTGCAAGCGGCCCTCAACAGCTTGTCCAGCGTCAACGGAGTGGGAGGATCGTTTACCGTCACGCAAAATGCCAATGTTTACCGTATCTTCTATGGCGGGACCTTCAATGATCCTCTCAATCCTGTTCCCTTGCCCTTGCTCTCGGTGACGACCACAGGGTCTGCGACGGCCTCGGTCAATCCCATGTACGGCTTGATCGGGAGAAAGGTGTTGTTCCTCAATGGCCGCGGGATCAGTGATACCGGGGCGCTGCGCAGCCGCAGCGGCTTGAACCAGTGGGTCGGCAACATCACTTTGGGGAACTTGACCCCTGTGGGTTCGATTGGCGTGGACCCGGACACTCGCCCCGGCCATCCCACGGCCGATAGCAGCTATCTCCAATTCGATTACAGTCTGACCCTGCCCACGGTCAACAGTCTTGATGCATTGCCGAGTGTCAGCTTCGTGAAGCTCGGCGGCGGCCAATTGCAGTTGCCCACGGCCAATACGCAGTTACTGGGACCGACCAGTATCGAACAAGGATGGATTACGGTCGGCAATAACGAATCTCTCGGACCTCGTGTTGCGGACATCAGGCGGGGTGAGACGGTCCAACCGAACAGCATCACCGTGTTCGGGGGAGCAGCTCTGCATTTGGTGCCGGGCAGTGGCGATCTCGACTTGGCCAATCGCCGCCTGATCCTTTCGGGAGAAGGCATCCAGCATCCCTTCGCCATGTTGCAGCAGGGGGCGCTTCTAAGTCTGGGAGGCAACAACGTCATCAGCGGGGACATCTTCCTGCGTCGTAGTCCAGGCGCTCCTCGTGTCGGCATTGGCGTGGATGACCTCCTCAACAACCCGCCCGGTGCCAGCACCCTGACGATCACGGGCAGCATGGCGGACTTCGTTCCGCCACCCTTGCGACTGACGTTCTCTGCTAGCGGCACCGAACAGGAAGAGCGCTTCCTCATCGACACGGGGGGCTTCGGTGGGACTATTACCGTGGACTATGACTTCTACTCCATACCCGACCAGTTGCAGATTTACTATCCCCCTCAGGCGAGCGGGGGTACCAAGATTTTCGACACGGGTCTGATCAATGGCGCCGGTACGATCACAGTCAACTATGGGCCTGGAACGTCAACGTTTGTCGAGTTAGTGATGAATCCCGGAGGCCAGCCTCCAGGGACCATTTGGGATTTGCTCCAGGTGGTTATCCGCCCGACGGCAGCCGCTCAGTCCGCGGATCTGGTCAAGATGGGCAGCCGTATGCTGGCCCTTCAAGGGGACGGCACCTATGGCGGCAACGTCGAGGTGCGCTCCGGCACCCTGCGCGTGCAGCATGATTCGGCCTTGGGACGGAAAGGAAGCGGAACTGAAACGACGCCCCAGACCCAAACCTACACGCAAACCAGCACCACGGTCCAGCCGGGCGCCCGGCTCGAACTGGCTCCTTCCATCCCGCAGAACAACGGCGGCATCTCCGCGGGCTTGCAAATCTGGGATGAGCGGCTCATCCTCAGAGACCCCGGCCAACAGATTGCCATCAACGGCTCCGCCGGGACCTTCACCTTGACCTTCAATGGCCATACGACTGCCTCGCTGCTCTACAATGCCACCGCGGCGGACATCCAGACGGCCCTCAATGCCCTGCCGAGCATCGGGGGTGTGGGCGGCAACGTCACTGTGACCCAGACGGGGAATATCTTCACGGTGGTCTTTGGCGGCACGCTTCGAGGCCAGGTGCTTCCCCTCCTCACGGCCACGCCGAGCGGTGCTCCTGGCAATCTCCTGATCACGGTGAGCGGCACGGCGGCACCGCTGTCGGTCTTGAGCGGGGATCACAGTTGGCGCGGGCCGGTGACCCTGACAACGGATGGGTTCCTCGACGTGGCGGACAATGCCCGCTTGAGCCTCTATGGCCGGGTGGATGATGCTTCCAATCCCGCCTCCAGCGGCTCAAGTCTGTATGTAGGATTGACTGGCTCCGGCAACACCGGCGAGTTGGTCCTGGCGGGGGACAATACCTATCGGGGCACAACTTATGTACGGCAGGGAGTTTTGACGATCGCCCACAACAAGGCCCTGGGCGGAATTGGGGCTTCCGAAGTCCAGACCGTGACTTTAGGAGGAAGCAGCAGCGGTAGCTTTACGTTGACTTTTGAGGGCCACAGCACCTCGGCTTTGCCCTTCGGCGCCACGGCAGCGCAGGTCGAGAGCGCCCTCAATGCCTTGCCCAGCATTGGCGGAGTGGGCGGGCGCGTCAGTGTCTCCCGCACGGGGAATGTACTGACGATTGCCTTTGACGATGTCCTGGCGGGTGCCGATCAGCCCGCGCTGTCTGCCGCCGGTTCGGGAGGGACGACCGCCACGGTCGCCACCGTCCGTGACGGCTACGGCGGCACGATCGTCGCTTCCGGTGCCCAGTTGCAGATACGCGGCAATCTCACGGTCGCGGGGGAATCCCTGATTTTGCAGGGGAGCGGTCCCACGCTGGCGGATGCCCCGACGGCCATTCCCACCCGCTGGGTTTCCCTCGGTCCGGCGCCCATCAACAACGGCCCAACGCCGGGCAATAATGCCGTGACGGGACGCATCACCGGGGTGACCGTGGACCCGTCCGATCCCAACGTCATCTATGTGACCACCGCGGGGGGCGGCGCCTGGAAGACCAAAAACGGCGGCCTCACCTGGATGCCGCTTTTCGACAATACCGCGGCCATGTTCTCCGGGGCCATTGCCGTCGCCCCGAGCAACCCGCGCGTCATCTACTTCGGAACCGGGGAAGGGAATAATACCTTCGATTCCTACTACGGCACGGGCGTGTACAAGTCCACCGACTCCGGGCGGACCTGGACGCTCCTGACCAACATTGTCGGTATCCCCAATCCTTTGCAGGGTCAAGCGGTCAACAAGATCGTGGTGGATCCCTTTGACGAAAACCGCATTTACGTCGCTACCAGCCGGCTTGCTAACAATGCCGCCACTCCGCCAGGGTCTGCGGGGGTCTGGCGATATGACGGATCGCAAACCTGGGTCAACCTGACAACGATTGTCTCCTCGACGCGCAGTGGCAGCCCGCCGTCACCGAACACCGGTTTCCCCACCACAGCGCCCGGTACGCCAGGGCCGGATGACGACTGGCGCATCAGTTTCGTCAACGAGGCCTGGACTGATCTGTATTTGGGCTACAGTGTGAATGCCTTCGGCAACGTGGTCCCGGCTCTCTTCGCCGCTCAGGGGTACCCCTTCGGTGTTAATCAAGCGGGTCGCACCAGCAACGCCGTCTACCGCTTGCTCAATCCGCATCTGGCGGGCACAGCTGCGACTACGAACTGGTTTGTTGGCGATGGCAATCCTGTCAACAGCAGCGGCCAGCATGTCTATTCCCAAGGTGGGAGCAATCCTTTCCCCACGGGGAATGTTAGCCAGGGTGTGATCAAGATCGCAG